From Anomalospiza imberbis isolate Cuckoo-Finch-1a 21T00152 chromosome 14, ASM3175350v1, whole genome shotgun sequence, a single genomic window includes:
- the CYSLTR1 gene encoding cysteinyl leukotriene receptor 1: MTVLSPNLSCHHHSIDDFRNSIYSTLYSMISIIGFVGNGVVLYVLIRTYRQKTAFQIYMLNLALSDFLCVLTLPLRVIYYVHKGHWFFSDFLCRLSSYALYVNLYCSIFFMTAMSFFRCIAIVFPVRNIKLVSERKAKFLCVGIWVFVTLTSTPFLRNGTYQHGNKTKCFEPPENSQKTNMVVILDLIALFVGFIFPFIIITICYTMIIRTLLRNSLRKNEANRRKAVWMIVIVTATFLVSFTPYHVLRTVHLHTLRLRGPGCGDTMFLQKAVIITLPLAAANCCFDPLLYFFSGGNFRQRLTTLRKASSSSLSQAFRKKMSVKDKDEEPSGESQRENGKAAVAPL, translated from the coding sequence ATGACAGTGCTGTCCCCCAACCTGTCGTGTCACCACCACTCCATCGACGACTTCCGCAACAGCATCTACTCCACGCTCTACTCCATGATCAGCATCATTGGCTTTGTAGGGAACGGCGTGGTGCTGTACGTGCTGATCCGCACGTACCGGCAGAAAACAGCCTTCCAGATCTACATGCTCAACCTGGCTCTGTCTGACTTCCTGTGCGTGCTCACCCTGCCCCTGCGCGTCATCTACTACGTGCACAAGGGCCACTGGTTCTTCAGCGACTTCCTGTGCCGCCTCTCGTCCTACGCGCTCTACGTCAACCTCTACTGCAGCATCTTCTTCATGACGGCCATGAGCTTCTTCCGCTGCATCGCCATCGTCTTCCCGGTCCGCAACATCAAGCTGGTGTCGGAGAGGAAGGCGAAGTTTTTGTGTGTTGGCATCTGGGTGTTCGTCACCCTGACGAGCACGCCCTTCCTGCGGAATGGGACGTACCAGCACGGCAACAAGACCAAGTGCTTCGAGCCACCAGAGAACTCCCAGAAGACAAACATGGTGGTGATCCTGGATTTAATCGCCCTCTTCGTGGGCTTCATCTTCCccttcatcatcatcaccatctgCTACACCATGATCATCCGCACCCTGCTGCGGAACTCCCTGCGGAAGAACGAGGCCAACCGCCGCAAGGCTGTGTGGATGATCGTCATTGTCACCGCCACGTTCCTGGTCAGCTTCACGCCGTACCACGTCCTGCGCACGGTGCACCTGCACACGCTGCGCCTGCGGGGCCCCGGCTGCGGGGACACCATGTTCCTGCAGAAAGCCGTCATCATCACCCTGCCCTTGGCAGCTGCCAACTGCTGCTTTGACCCCCTCCTCTACTTCTTCTCCGGGGGAAACTTCCGGCAGAGACTCACCACGCTGAGGAAGGCGTCCTCCTCCAGCTTGTCTCAAGCCTTCAGGAAAAAGATGTCTGTGAAGGACAAGGATGAGGAACCCTCTGGAGAAAGCCAGAGGGAGAATGGAAAGGCAGCTGTGGCACCTTTGTAA